A region from the Terriglobia bacterium genome encodes:
- a CDS encoding VTT domain-containing protein translates to MLDFIRYAYHLLTDVQGLIQWGGTVLVCIIIFSETGLFVGFFLPGDSLLVTAGIFAAMGHLNLPLLLTTVSLCAIAGDQVGYWIGRRAGATLYRREDSFFFRRKHLQRAHDFYEKYGGKTIVLARFVPIVRTFAPAVAGAANMKYRRFVTYNVVGGVLWVWSMLLAGFFLSSAIPDVDRHIHMVIVIVVFLSVLPAVIEVLRNRGRKRAVPEPSPGSQK, encoded by the coding sequence ATGTTGGATTTCATTCGTTACGCGTACCACCTGCTGACTGACGTGCAGGGCCTCATCCAGTGGGGTGGGACCGTGCTCGTGTGCATCATTATCTTTTCGGAAACGGGCTTGTTTGTCGGCTTTTTTCTGCCCGGGGATTCGCTGCTGGTAACCGCAGGCATTTTCGCCGCCATGGGGCATCTCAATTTGCCGTTGCTGCTGACCACGGTCTCGCTGTGCGCGATTGCCGGGGATCAGGTCGGCTATTGGATAGGCCGTCGGGCCGGTGCGACCCTTTACCGGCGCGAAGACTCCTTCTTTTTCCGCAGGAAACACCTGCAGCGGGCCCATGATTTCTACGAGAAGTACGGAGGAAAGACGATCGTGCTCGCGCGTTTTGTGCCGATCGTGCGCACATTTGCCCCGGCAGTCGCCGGAGCCGCGAACATGAAATATCGCCGCTTCGTCACCTATAATGTAGTGGGTGGGGTTCTCTGGGTATGGAGCATGCTGCTGGCCGGCTTTTTTCTGTCCTCGGCAATTCCGGACGTGGACAGACACATCCACATGGTCATCGTCATCGTCGTTTTCCTGTCCGTGCTCCCGGCCGTGATCGAGGTGCTGCGCAACCGAGGCCGCAAGCGAGCCGTGCCCGAGCCGTCGCCCGGCAGCCAAAAATGA
- the efp gene encoding elongation factor P has protein sequence MIAATQIKRGMTIKLNGELYRVFSFQHITPGNWRGMVQTKLKSVKTGSIIEHRFRSEDRVEQAYMEMHQMEYLYTDGTDYYFMNTATFEQIHLPVDLLEDSIPYLTPNIQIQVEFYEGRPIGIDLPPSVELKVVSTEPALRGATVSNVSKPATLETGLVIQVPPFVNEGEVIRVDTNEGKYLERVKS, from the coding sequence ATGATTGCAGCAACCCAGATTAAACGTGGGATGACCATTAAACTCAACGGTGAGCTGTATCGTGTCTTCTCCTTTCAGCACATCACGCCCGGGAACTGGCGTGGCATGGTCCAGACCAAGCTGAAATCGGTGAAGACCGGATCCATCATCGAGCACCGCTTCCGCTCCGAGGATCGAGTCGAACAGGCTTACATGGAAATGCACCAGATGGAGTATCTCTACACGGACGGGACGGACTATTACTTCATGAATACCGCGACCTTCGAACAGATCCACCTTCCCGTGGACCTGCTGGAGGATTCGATCCCCTACCTGACTCCCAATATCCAGATCCAGGTGGAGTTCTACGAGGGCAGGCCGATCGGAATTGACTTGCCCCCTTCGGTCGAGCTCAAAGTCGTCTCCACCGAGCCCGCGCTGCGGGGCGCGACCGTCAGCAATGTCAGCAAACCTGCCACGCTCGAGACGGGCCTGGTCATACAGGTCCCCCCCTTCGTCAATGAAGGGGAAGTGATCCGTGTAGACACGAATGAAGGCAAATACCTGGAGCGCGTGAAATCCTGA
- the speA gene encoding biosynthetic arginine decarboxylase, with product MRELTQSLRLSPSEIPQRIYGLENWGAGYFGVSEQGCLTVHPTRNPLMGVEIISLINTLQQRRVAPPFLLRFPQILDTQIKEFHEAFRNSIAEYGYGARHRGVFPMKVNQRRSVVERLMAAGHRYEYGLEVGTKAELAAALTLTVHPNALLICNGVKDRRYLEWAIKAAKFGKNPIIVMEEVSDLKKISEVGTALQAKPALGVRVRISSRGAGKWEESGGETSKFGINTIQLLDCLKSATDSQMARQLKMLHFHIGSQITDIRRIKSAIKEAARVYAKVYKMGYPVEYLNVGGGLGVDYDGSRTASDCSVNYSIQEYANDIVYTIDEICESENVPPPTIVTESGRAVAAHHATFITNVIRTLNPGLGGPEVDLSKIDSEVVLEMMDLHKDINQKNFTEYYHDALQHREELQSLFNLGYLNLQNRAHGEWLFWEICRKAIKFSHLLKERPEELADLENILASKYICNFSVFQSTPDAWALDQLFPILPVTRLTEEPTERATLCDITCDSDGQIDKFVDLRDVKLALELHGGINDSYYLAIPLVGAYQESLGMNHNLLGSANEAHFLVDDAGRAHLDKVVRGQNLSQVLAGAGYETPGLIEGFQQMIATAEAQGKISAEESGSLTELYQSTLEAYTYLED from the coding sequence ATGAGAGAACTAACGCAAAGCCTGCGGCTGTCTCCGAGTGAGATTCCGCAGCGGATCTACGGGCTGGAAAATTGGGGGGCAGGATACTTCGGGGTGAGCGAGCAGGGGTGCCTCACGGTCCACCCCACGCGCAATCCCCTCATGGGGGTCGAAATTATCTCTCTCATCAATACCCTGCAGCAGCGCCGGGTCGCTCCTCCCTTTCTTCTCCGGTTTCCCCAGATCCTCGATACTCAGATCAAGGAATTCCATGAGGCGTTCCGCAATTCGATTGCGGAATACGGCTACGGCGCGCGCCACCGCGGCGTTTTCCCCATGAAGGTGAATCAGAGGCGCAGCGTGGTCGAGCGCCTGATGGCTGCCGGCCACCGCTACGAGTATGGATTGGAAGTTGGTACGAAGGCCGAACTGGCGGCAGCGCTCACGCTGACGGTTCATCCCAACGCGCTCTTGATATGCAACGGCGTGAAGGATCGGCGCTATCTCGAGTGGGCGATCAAGGCAGCCAAGTTCGGCAAGAACCCGATCATTGTCATGGAGGAGGTTTCCGATCTCAAGAAGATCTCAGAGGTAGGTACTGCGCTGCAGGCCAAGCCGGCTCTGGGTGTCAGGGTGCGCATATCTTCCCGTGGTGCGGGGAAATGGGAGGAATCCGGCGGCGAGACCTCGAAGTTCGGCATCAATACCATACAGCTGCTGGATTGCCTCAAGTCCGCAACCGATTCCCAGATGGCGCGGCAGCTCAAAATGCTGCACTTCCACATCGGTTCACAAATAACCGACATCCGCAGAATCAAAAGCGCCATCAAGGAAGCCGCCCGAGTGTATGCCAAGGTCTACAAGATGGGATACCCGGTCGAGTATCTCAATGTGGGCGGCGGTCTCGGCGTCGATTACGACGGCAGCCGCACGGCGTCGGACTGCAGTGTCAACTACAGCATTCAGGAATACGCCAATGACATCGTCTACACCATCGACGAGATTTGCGAGTCGGAAAACGTGCCGCCCCCGACGATCGTAACGGAATCCGGACGCGCCGTCGCCGCACACCACGCCACCTTCATCACCAATGTGATCCGGACGCTCAATCCGGGATTGGGAGGGCCTGAGGTCGACTTGTCCAAGATCGACTCCGAAGTGGTCCTGGAGATGATGGACCTCCACAAGGACATCAACCAGAAAAACTTCACGGAGTATTATCACGATGCACTTCAGCACCGCGAGGAGCTGCAATCGCTCTTCAACCTCGGCTACCTCAACCTGCAGAATCGCGCGCACGGCGAATGGTTGTTCTGGGAAATCTGCCGCAAGGCCATCAAGTTCTCCCACCTGCTGAAGGAGCGCCCCGAGGAGTTAGCCGACCTCGAGAACATACTCGCCAGCAAGTACATCTGCAACTTTTCCGTATTTCAATCCACCCCCGATGCCTGGGCTCTGGATCAGCTTTTCCCCATCCTTCCCGTCACCAGGCTTACGGAAGAGCCAACCGAACGCGCCACACTGTGCGACATCACGTGTGACTCCGACGGGCAAATCGACAAATTCGTCGACCTCCGGGACGTCAAGCTGGCTCTTGAGCTGCACGGCGGCATCAACGACTCCTATTACCTGGCAATCCCGCTGGTGGGCGCCTATCAGGAGTCGCTGGGCATGAACCACAACCTGCTCGGGTCGGCCAACGAGGCGCATTTTCTGGTTGATGATGCGGGCAGGGCTCACCTCGACAAGGTCGTGCGCGGGCAAAACCTCTCGCAGGTGCTCGCCGGCGCCGGATACGAGACGCCGGGTCTCATCGAGGGCTTCCAGCAAATGATCGCGACGGCAGAGGCACAGGGCAAAATCAGCGCCGAGGAAAGCGGCTCGCTTACCGAGCTCTACCAGTCCACCCTCGAAGCCTACACCTACCTCGAAGATTGA
- a CDS encoding VWA domain-containing protein, with translation MRSGLASTFHLLVFFCLAAFPSGAFRAGQSPREDAAPQIQDYRVGVKVELVSLFATVHDRRGKVVTGLNQDDFIIYDNDARQPISQFSREYMPLSIVILLDTSSSMSGKKLDNAKKSLIQFLTRLNPGDEAMLMTFNSRPLVIQGFTQDLDRIRRSIRRLEGNGSTALYDAILLGLKQSQNAHNRRQVLLLLSDGVNTYGSAELKGTIAVLRRSATELFAIGLETDLLEELQYKAITETVLDQLTSSAGGESFIVVQSKELGKICDEISERMHHQYTFAYYPPKAPDGRWRNVRIETRIPGLTVVASKTGYYPAMDVAR, from the coding sequence ATGAGATCCGGATTGGCTTCGACTTTCCATCTTCTTGTATTCTTCTGCCTGGCGGCATTCCCGTCCGGCGCTTTCCGGGCAGGTCAATCGCCACGCGAGGACGCTGCGCCGCAGATCCAGGACTACCGCGTCGGGGTCAAGGTCGAACTGGTCAGCCTGTTCGCCACTGTTCATGACCGGAGAGGCAAGGTGGTCACCGGCCTGAACCAGGACGACTTCATTATTTATGACAATGACGCACGACAGCCCATCAGTCAGTTCAGCCGGGAGTATATGCCGCTGAGCATAGTGATTCTTCTCGATACCAGCAGCAGCATGTCCGGCAAGAAACTCGATAACGCCAAGAAATCCCTCATTCAGTTCCTGACTCGTCTCAATCCCGGCGACGAAGCGATGTTGATGACGTTCAACTCCCGCCCGCTCGTGATTCAGGGTTTCACCCAGGATCTGGACAGGATCAGGCGCTCGATCCGTCGACTGGAAGGTAACGGGTCTACGGCGCTCTACGATGCGATCCTGCTGGGCTTAAAGCAGTCTCAGAACGCTCACAACCGCCGGCAGGTGCTGCTGCTGTTGAGCGACGGCGTCAACACTTATGGCAGTGCCGAGTTAAAGGGGACGATCGCCGTGTTGCGCCGGAGCGCCACGGAGTTGTTTGCCATCGGTCTCGAGACGGATCTGCTGGAGGAACTCCAGTACAAGGCGATCACCGAAACCGTTCTCGATCAGCTCACCTCGTCGGCGGGCGGCGAGTCGTTCATCGTGGTCCAGTCGAAGGAACTCGGCAAGATCTGCGACGAGATCTCCGAGAGGATGCACCATCAGTACACCTTCGCTTATTATCCGCCAAAAGCGCCCGACGGACGGTGGCGCAATGTCAGAATCGAAACCCGGATTCCCGGCCTCACGGTTGTAGCCTCAAAGACCGGCTACTACCCCGCTATGGACGTTGCCAGATAA
- a CDS encoding sigma-54 dependent transcriptional regulator yields the protein MRKLGLEDVKILVVDDEAYMREIVRQALEGAGFMVEEASDGAAALEMMRRYPYDVIITDLRLPSVQGEKLLQEALTIFPETIVIIMTGYGNIQTAVEAIRVGAYDYLPKPFQLEEMVMRVEKGLQDRRLKSENSLLRSELQDKFQFTNLIGSSPAMQQVYRMVAMVAQKTSTILISGETGTGKEVVARAIHYNGPRRDQPLVCVNCAAIPANLLEDELFGHVKGAFTGAHQHRLGRFEQANRGTLFLDEVGSMPLDLQVKLLRVLQEREFQKVGGTTAVKVDVRIIAATNEDLMDKVRGGEFREDLYYRLNVIPIHILPLRQRREDLPPLVSHFVKKFCAEQQVPVKRVSHEAIKYLIAFEWPGNVRQLENAVEMAVALSGDRELLEVTDFPVVSRIPGEDEIFRNIDIPEDGVNFNTLISELERRLILQSLRVTGGNKKRAASLLQLKRTTFVEKLKRMGPESDLVN from the coding sequence ATGCGCAAACTCGGACTGGAGGATGTCAAAATTCTGGTTGTCGACGATGAAGCCTACATGCGCGAGATCGTGCGTCAGGCTCTTGAGGGGGCAGGATTCATGGTAGAGGAGGCGTCTGACGGCGCCGCAGCCCTGGAAATGATGCGCAGGTATCCTTATGATGTGATCATCACCGACCTGCGGCTCCCGAGCGTGCAGGGTGAAAAACTGCTTCAGGAAGCTCTGACCATTTTCCCCGAAACGATTGTGATCATCATGACGGGCTATGGAAACATTCAGACAGCCGTGGAGGCCATCCGCGTGGGAGCTTACGACTACCTGCCCAAGCCTTTTCAGCTCGAAGAGATGGTGATGCGGGTTGAGAAGGGGCTGCAGGACAGGCGCCTCAAATCGGAGAACTCCCTGCTTCGATCCGAGTTGCAGGATAAGTTCCAATTCACCAACCTGATCGGCAGCAGCCCCGCGATGCAGCAGGTCTACCGTATGGTGGCGATGGTGGCGCAGAAGACCAGCACGATCCTGATCTCCGGAGAAACCGGGACGGGAAAGGAGGTCGTTGCGCGCGCCATCCATTACAACGGACCCCGCAGAGACCAGCCACTCGTCTGTGTCAATTGTGCGGCAATTCCCGCTAATCTCCTAGAAGATGAGCTCTTCGGCCACGTAAAGGGGGCGTTCACAGGAGCGCATCAGCACCGGCTGGGCCGCTTTGAGCAGGCGAACCGCGGCACCCTGTTTCTTGACGAAGTCGGGAGCATGCCCCTGGACCTTCAGGTCAAGCTGCTTCGGGTTCTGCAGGAGCGCGAATTCCAGAAGGTCGGGGGAACGACGGCCGTCAAGGTGGATGTGCGGATCATCGCTGCCACCAACGAGGATCTGATGGATAAGGTGCGCGGCGGCGAATTTCGTGAAGACCTTTATTATCGCCTGAACGTGATTCCCATCCATATCCTGCCGCTTCGTCAGCGGCGCGAGGACTTGCCCCCTCTGGTCTCCCACTTCGTAAAGAAGTTCTGCGCGGAGCAGCAGGTCCCGGTCAAGAGGGTCTCCCATGAAGCCATCAAATACTTGATAGCCTTCGAGTGGCCTGGAAATGTCCGCCAGCTGGAAAACGCAGTGGAAATGGCCGTCGCGCTTTCCGGAGACCGCGAGCTTCTGGAGGTGACCGACTTCCCGGTCGTGTCCCGAATACCGGGCGAGGACGAGATCTTCCGCAACATCGACATTCCGGAGGATGGGGTAAACTTCAACACCCTGATCTCTGAACTCGAGCGGCGACTCATTCTGCAGAGCCTTCGGGTGACCGGCGGAAACAAAAAGCGCGCGGCTTCTCTCCTTCAACTCAAGCGCACGACCTTCGTGGAGAAGCTCAAGCGCATGGGCCCCGAATCCGATCTCGTGAATTGA
- a CDS encoding PAS domain S-box protein, with the protein MGTSPNGTICQFDRQSINLEAIPQNKEAGEANLLLEAFQMFTQASTSLETAFQKLQARTRRLSNELAAKNRELKKSLREKEEVQNYLTRILESLPCGVLVLDGAGKVTLCNPVAAQILGQSPASKGKRSGRWSAAIRKYLDAFEARETGDKEVEIPFVSRGKMRMLATAGTPLKSASGAKAGTLHIIRDITEMKAMEVRNKRGERLAAMGEMAVELAHEIRNPLGSIELFASLLEKELPRQSDPGRWAENIRIGSRSLNNIVSNMLHFANPLAPQFQDVDLHVLIREILSFAEPILKQREVWVETRLAAHACGVSGDRELLKQMILNLVLNSLQAMPAKGSLTVGTRDVSTLPGGSLCAGVELTVRDTGLGIPPENLGRIFDPFFTTNKNGTGLGLSVVHQIIEQHSGFIHVESAVNMGTTFTIVLPGADLVSGAA; encoded by the coding sequence ATGGGAACGAGTCCGAACGGGACGATTTGCCAATTCGACCGGCAGTCGATCAACCTGGAAGCGATTCCGCAGAATAAGGAAGCCGGGGAGGCAAATCTGCTGCTGGAAGCCTTCCAGATGTTCACCCAGGCCTCCACATCTTTGGAGACCGCGTTTCAGAAACTGCAGGCACGAACTCGCCGCCTTTCCAACGAACTGGCTGCCAAAAACCGCGAGTTAAAGAAGAGTCTTCGAGAGAAAGAGGAGGTCCAGAACTACCTGACGAGAATTTTGGAAAGCCTCCCATGCGGCGTTCTGGTCCTGGACGGGGCCGGCAAAGTCACCCTCTGCAATCCGGTAGCGGCCCAGATCCTCGGCCAGTCTCCGGCCTCCAAAGGGAAGAGGTCCGGGCGCTGGTCTGCAGCAATTCGCAAGTATCTTGATGCTTTCGAGGCCCGGGAAACCGGCGATAAAGAAGTCGAAATCCCCTTTGTCTCACGCGGGAAAATGAGGATGCTTGCCACGGCCGGCACGCCGCTCAAGAGCGCTTCGGGAGCCAAGGCCGGCACGCTTCATATCATCCGGGACATCACGGAAATGAAGGCCATGGAAGTGCGCAACAAGCGCGGTGAGCGGCTGGCCGCCATGGGTGAGATGGCAGTGGAACTGGCCCACGAAATCCGCAATCCGCTGGGGAGCATCGAGCTGTTTGCCTCGCTTCTCGAGAAGGAACTGCCGCGGCAAAGCGATCCCGGCCGTTGGGCGGAGAATATCCGCATCGGCAGCCGGTCGCTCAACAACATCGTTTCCAACATGCTCCACTTCGCCAATCCCCTCGCGCCCCAGTTCCAGGACGTAGATCTGCACGTTCTGATTCGTGAAATTCTGAGCTTTGCCGAACCGATTCTGAAGCAGCGCGAGGTGTGGGTTGAAACCCGGCTGGCGGCGCATGCATGCGGGGTTTCCGGCGACCGCGAGCTGCTCAAACAGATGATCCTGAACCTCGTCCTGAACTCTCTCCAAGCCATGCCCGCCAAGGGCTCACTGACGGTCGGGACGCGCGATGTCAGCACGCTTCCCGGTGGTTCTCTGTGCGCGGGGGTTGAATTGACAGTGCGGGACACCGGATTGGGGATTCCACCCGAGAATCTCGGGCGCATCTTCGACCCGTTCTTTACCACCAACAAGAATGGAACTGGTCTCGGGCTGTCGGTAGTGCACCAGATTATAGAACAGCATTCGGGCTTCATTCATGTGGAGAGCGCAGTGAACATGGGCACCACCTTTACCATAGTTCTGCCGGGGGCGGATCTGGTCTCCGGCGCCGCGTAG
- a CDS encoding sigma-54 dependent transcriptional regulator, with product MQEEVLVVDDEPQMLIAINETLRREGYSITTAGSAREALCRLRERYYHLVITDVRMPEMNGFDLLKKVKASTPQTPVVLLTAYGTVQNAVDAMKQGAFDYLLKPFSSESLETVVRRALDSAPERGAAPSYDIVTQDPTFSVVLERARQAAASTATVLVEAESGTGKELLARMIHQESPRASGPFVAVNCAALPENLLESELFGFERGAFTGASASKPGKFELAHRGTLLLDEVGEMAPILQAKLLRVLQEHEVDRIGGKEPVRIDVRVIATTNRDLALLVRGGGFREDLYYRLNVIRLNIPPLRQRSGDIPLLVDFFCRRYAKAFGKAGVRCSTAALENLARQQWPGNVRELENAIQRAVALLTGTIIETADLLAAGPSAPADAAPAVGTTVRDMERQLIQKTLENTGGNRTHAARLLGISLRTLRNKLNEFGLQDRQAKVAQARASL from the coding sequence ATGCAGGAAGAAGTCCTGGTGGTGGACGACGAACCACAGATGCTGATTGCGATCAACGAAACTCTGCGCCGCGAGGGTTATTCGATCACGACCGCCGGCAGTGCCAGGGAGGCGCTGTGCCGCCTCAGGGAGAGGTACTACCACCTGGTGATCACCGATGTGCGCATGCCTGAAATGAACGGCTTCGACCTCCTGAAGAAGGTCAAAGCGTCGACGCCGCAAACTCCCGTCGTGCTCCTGACGGCGTACGGAACGGTCCAGAATGCGGTCGATGCCATGAAGCAGGGCGCATTCGATTATCTGCTCAAGCCTTTCTCTTCGGAGTCGCTCGAGACGGTAGTGCGCCGGGCGCTGGACAGCGCGCCGGAGCGGGGAGCGGCCCCGAGCTACGACATTGTCACCCAGGACCCGACCTTTTCGGTGGTGCTGGAACGGGCGCGGCAAGCTGCGGCGAGCACGGCGACGGTCCTGGTGGAAGCGGAGAGCGGGACGGGGAAAGAACTGCTGGCGCGCATGATTCATCAGGAAAGCCCGCGCGCTTCCGGACCGTTTGTGGCCGTCAATTGTGCTGCTTTGCCCGAGAACCTGCTGGAAAGCGAGTTGTTTGGCTTTGAGCGGGGTGCATTCACCGGCGCCTCGGCTTCGAAACCGGGCAAATTCGAACTGGCCCACCGCGGCACCCTCCTGCTGGATGAGGTTGGAGAGATGGCTCCAATCCTCCAGGCGAAGCTGTTGCGGGTGCTGCAGGAGCATGAAGTGGACCGCATCGGCGGAAAGGAGCCGGTGCGGATCGACGTGCGCGTGATTGCCACAACGAACCGCGACCTGGCATTGCTGGTGCGCGGCGGAGGTTTTCGCGAGGACCTCTACTATCGGCTGAACGTGATACGCCTCAACATTCCGCCGCTGCGGCAGCGCAGCGGGGATATCCCGCTGCTCGTGGATTTCTTCTGCCGGAGGTATGCAAAGGCCTTCGGCAAGGCGGGCGTGAGGTGCAGCACCGCCGCCCTGGAAAACCTGGCCCGGCAGCAGTGGCCCGGCAACGTGCGCGAACTGGAGAATGCCATCCAGCGGGCGGTGGCGCTGTTGACGGGGACGATCATCGAGACCGCAGACCTGCTCGCGGCAGGTCCCTCCGCGCCGGCAGATGCGGCGCCGGCGGTAGGCACGACCGTTCGGGACATGGAGCGACAGCTGATCCAGAAGACGCTGGAAAACACCGGCGGCAACCGCACTCATGCCGCCCGCCTGCTCGGCATCAGCCTGCGCACGCTGCGCAACAAGTTGAACGAGTTCGGCCTGCAGGACAGGCAGGCAAAAGTTGCCCAGGCCCGGGCATCGTTGTGA
- the flgB gene encoding flagellar basal body rod protein FlgB has translation MEQLKVGLIQDATIEAMGNYMTRLSRRQEVVASNIANIDTPGYKTRDISFHATMEELLSGPSSGLRATRPEHIEEWTFAPEPEVFEVPGLTMRPDQNNVDIDREMLKLGETSFGYSMMAMLLRSKFRTIASSINEGRVS, from the coding sequence ATGGAGCAATTGAAGGTGGGACTCATTCAAGATGCGACCATCGAGGCGATGGGAAACTACATGACCCGTCTGTCGAGACGCCAGGAAGTGGTGGCGTCGAACATCGCCAACATCGACACCCCCGGCTACAAGACCCGTGACATTTCCTTCCACGCCACCATGGAAGAGCTGCTGTCCGGCCCCTCTTCAGGCTTGAGAGCTACGCGCCCCGAACACATAGAGGAATGGACCTTTGCCCCTGAGCCGGAAGTCTTCGAAGTGCCGGGCCTCACGATGAGGCCGGACCAGAACAACGTGGACATCGACCGGGAGATGCTCAAGCTGGGGGAAACGTCGTTTGGCTACAGCATGATGGCGATGCTGTTGCGCTCAAAGTTCAGGACCATTGCCAGCAGCATCAACGAAGGGAGGGTTAGCTGA
- the flgC gene encoding flagellar basal body rod protein FlgC, which yields MSLMTAMEVGASGLSAQRKRLEVLVSNLVNASTTGPAGTEPYRRKDVVFTATPPSSTFGGALDDAMGAVNGVEVTAVVTDQSAPIRRYEPGHPHADKDGYVTYPNINPMEELVNMLSATRSYEANLQAVNTTKDMALKTLDIIR from the coding sequence ATGAGTCTGATGACCGCAATGGAAGTAGGCGCTTCGGGCCTCTCAGCCCAGCGCAAGCGGCTCGAGGTACTGGTGAGCAACCTGGTGAACGCAAGCACCACCGGCCCCGCGGGAACGGAACCTTACCGGCGCAAGGATGTGGTCTTCACCGCGACCCCGCCGTCTTCCACTTTCGGCGGCGCGCTCGACGATGCCATGGGAGCTGTGAACGGAGTGGAGGTGACGGCGGTCGTCACCGATCAATCCGCGCCCATTCGCCGTTATGAGCCCGGCCATCCTCACGCGGACAAGGATGGCTATGTCACCTATCCCAATATCAACCCCATGGAAGAGCTGGTGAACATGCTCTCCGCCACACGTTCCTATGAAGCCAACCTCCAGGCGGTGAACACCACCAAGGATATGGCTCTGAAGACGCTGGATATCATCCGGTAA
- the fliE gene encoding flagellar hook-basal body complex protein FliE, translating into MAQNLIGQINPNLQLPEITRPRAPGKTEEGASFGDMLKSAISTANELQKQSDVEIQKLITGETQDLHTTMIAVQKADISFQMMMQVRNKIVQAYQEIMRMQV; encoded by the coding sequence ATGGCACAAAACCTGATTGGTCAAATTAATCCCAACCTGCAGTTGCCCGAGATCACCCGGCCGCGTGCCCCCGGCAAGACCGAGGAGGGTGCGAGCTTTGGTGACATGCTGAAGAGCGCCATCTCGACGGCGAACGAGTTGCAGAAGCAGTCCGATGTCGAAATTCAGAAGCTCATCACCGGCGAAACCCAGGACCTGCACACCACCATGATCGCCGTGCAGAAGGCCGACATCTCGTTCCAGATGATGATGCAGGTGCGCAACAAGATCGTGCAGGCATACCAGGAAATCATGCGCATGCAGGTCTAG